The following nucleotide sequence is from Coffea eugenioides isolate CCC68of chromosome 10, Ceug_1.0, whole genome shotgun sequence.
AGAGTTTGTTGTGCTAAGGATtataatggttttttttttcttttttgccgTGTAGACTGATAAGGTGTAAATTATAGTTGGTTCGTATGTGCTGGTTGTCAATGAATTGTGATATTTGAGCTATAATTTGAATCGAAACTacctaattttgatcttttgtTGTTTAAATAGGTGAAAAGCTCAATTTGAGAGAAAGTGAACCAATCTTGATAGGGCCAATCGAGCGTAGGAGCGACACAGCAAGAAGAAATAAGAAGCAATGTGAGCCGCCGAGATATAAAGGACCCGTTTACTGATCCTAAAGGATCTACGGGCAAATCAACTATATTCGATGCCAGACATTAGTTTGAACATTGAGCCAAACATCTTCAAATTTAGTTGGATTTTTAACTTCACCCAATGTCCAAGGCCGTACATTAGGCTAGTCTTGAGGCCAGACATTGTCGAATTTTCACGCCAACTCAATTTTCTTCCACTCTAAGAAAGCTATTCCTACAATATTTGGGCTAGATTTTCAGCAAACTATAAATAGGGGTTATTTAGGTCATTTTAAGGGGTAGAATATGCTAGGCTAGTATTAGTTCATCTTTATAACTTGTTCTTGAGAGATTGAGATGACGGGACGTGCAAACAAGAATCAACACGGACTCTAAAGCATCAAAGATTGAGCAGTTTTTCTTACTCTATTCTCTAATATTGTATTTGTTGCTTGAATTGTTGGATTTATCAATGGTTTTATCCATATCTGTGTTGAACTAATTTGCTTCTAGGGTTAGAGTTTTTTGAAAGAGTATTGGTTATTTATTCTAGTTAAATTCTTTACTTTTGCTTTGATTTATCTATCTAGTTTTAATTACATGTTAATGTTTGGCCACCATGGACATGTTTTGAGGGTTTGTATTGAAGTATGAAGAGATATGCAATTGGGTGCTAGATAGAATAATGTACTTTACTTATATATGAGAGTAGTTTAGAGTTTGTATAATGCAATTGATATCACCTAAGATCTTAAAGGAATCAATTAACACTTGTGATCTCGAGATAGATATGAGATTTAATTTGGCACAGATTAGATGTATCGAGAGATAATTTAAAATAACTTTGCGTGATATATTCTTGACATGTTAacaaaataattggataattaattcaaatttggatcaaaatttgaaaccctaatctctTGCCAATTGTTTTCTCAATTCTATTTTATTCGATTTGgctattttatttctttcttagTTAGGAATTATTCGAATTTAAATTTCACTATTCATTAGAATAATTAGAGTACAGAAAATTAACTCAACCCAGTGAGTTCGACCTTTGGAATACTCTTTGTATACATgcaaaatccatcaatcatagatgattatattttttttggtattgTTTACATACATACATGGCtaggttaaaaaataaaaatttatttgaattttaacaAGAGTTGATAAACATCATGGAACAAATGTTTGCGTACATATGGAACAATAAAAtgttcaaaatttatttttttgtagaCAAATGTATTTGTACATCAAGCCCCTATATCTTTCCAatttcaagttagaaacttAAGTATTTGAATTAGTGAATACCAATCACCTATATTCGAATGCATTAACTTATAATTCAAGGGCTCAAAATAGATTATATAATGTTTCAGGGATCAAGACTGTTAGTCTtcctaaaaactatattttctATGTCCTTGTCAGAGGCTGAATAATTGTCTGCTAAAGAATGCAAACATTTTAAACATCACATTTACATATTTAATTAATAAATGTATAGACAACTAGAAAAGCTCATAAATATTTATTTGTCAATATTGCATAATATATTCCTTGATATTATTGATTTGACCTATCATTATGATTTCATGTaatgaaaaaattattaatttgatCATTACacttttttttacaaaataagTATTAGTTTGACTTTGCTTACTTCTTGAATCTTGAATCTAACAGTTttgataaaatattaaaaatttgaTCGATTTCTCATTACTAGTGTAATGGGAAACTTCAGTTTGTCGCTTGAGATTTCAATgaatctttatttttttcccaaGTATTTCGCACACCAAACACATTTACAACCTCTAAAATTACTGTTATTATAAACTCAActtaaaaagaacaaaataccTCATTGTAAAATAGAAGAATATATTTGAATATGTATTTTGTACTTTAAAATGGTATTAGTATATTATCTTcatactttttttcttttttttaaaagaaatccCCATCCTGGGGAGGGGGCGGAGACCTCCccctatttattaataaaaaacCAAGGTACAACTGGAAATTAATTAGTGATATCGCTTGTTGTTTGTTTAACTCAAATCAAGTactataactttttttttatatggcCCATAATCATGCGAAATACAATTTAACTTATAAATCAAAATTATATGTTGAAATGAGATAATACACATTTAAGATAAGTATGCCAATTactatatttaaaaaattcaaaaaataagaTACACCATATTTTCAATACTCAAAGATCATAGTATCTCACGTCTTAGAGTAACAACAATAATAACTTACCAAGTAAGAGAATATAAACTTAGTTTTAATATTCAAACATCATAATGTCTCACGTCCAGCAGcaacaacaataataacaatACAATAAATAACAAGAACAACATGGCACTTATGGTAGTGTCTTGACAATGTGGCATACACAACACACATAGCAAAAGTTACAGTCTTACTGCCCATCAAGGCCTAGACCATGAGGATGAGACCCATGTGGAAGAGTAGGCCCTGGATGAAAATCATGGGAAAAAATGCCGTTGGAAACTCAGCATTTGACGAAGGCCCAACAACGTCAAAGCCATCGCCATGACTAGCACCAGGAGAATTTTGAAAGTAGAATTCCTTGCTCATTAGGGTTGGATTAAAGAATGCTTGCTCATCAGCACCAACTTGAAAAGTTGAATTAATTGGAGGTAAAGGAGATGGTGCAGGAGCAAGCATGGAAGGATGGCCTTGTGTGTGCACATTCGGAAAAATAGTCGTGTGCCTCTCAAAATCATCGCCATGCATGGTATTTTGACCAGCTTCATTTTGGCGATATCGCTCTAAGTAAAGAGTGATAGCACTAACGTAATTATCAAATCCAAGATTTGCATGAGCATATGTAAGATCCTTAGCAGTGATCGTCTTGCAGTGCTCGCTGTGATAGCGTTCATTTGCTTCCATAGTGATAAAGTTAATGTCCTTCAAAACACATTCTTCAATGGTAGATTTAGCCTCCTTGAATACCCTTGCATTGGGCAGGAAGATATGCCTCATGATGCGACAGATGTTGGTTATTGTAAACAAATGCTCAGGATCCTACCTTGGGTGTGGCATTGGCATCCTGAcattgttgttgttgctgacATGAGCACTACTGGGGTTTCTAGTCACATTATTTGTAGCATCTCCAGGTTCTCGCATCACCAAAGctgaaattaatataaaagacaTGTGTAATGAAAAATATCTTTTAACTATCTGCCCTCTGTCTATTTGTTTACTCCCTATACAACTAAAAGTCTTTAATTAATTCAATCTTAttaacttttttcttttatttttaattttttttgttttatgtaTCGATATATTCATTGATACAGATacagtatatatcaaatattggcatgaaATATGATAACTATATGTTTTAAATAATCCAACAACTATAAAGCTATTATGTATCATGTGAATGCATCAAACATCTCAATGCCCAGACTTCTTTTACAAATGTACTGGAATTAGTAACATGCATCATGCATTATTCTTGTGAAAGATTACAAAACaaacttcaaaaaaattatctcaTTTGTTTTTCATGCCAATTGTCCATTACTGTAAAACAAAGGAGCAATGAGTGGCTATGAATTGTAACGGATGCCTTGGATTTAGAGTTTGAAACTGAACACGGAATCTTCCAGAAGTGAAGTACTAAGGCAAATCCAAGATTGCGTTCAATGTGACTACTAGAAGATGATAATTTTTTACAAAATGCAAAGCATGATATTGGTCTCTTAAGTGAGTAAGTGAAGCTTACAAGTGTATCCCCTTCTAGAGCTTGAAAACAGGCTTCTTTTTTAGAGTGCATGTGCTATAATGatgtttagaattttttttggtGGAGAGGGATGAAACTTGAGAATACAGGAGGAGGTAGGAGATTTGAAACGAAGATCTCTAATTTTCGGAGCCTCGACCTTGGCCAAATGATATTTAGAAGTTAAAAAGCAAGTTAACACATATCAATTTAGCACTGTAATGTGTTATAGTTTCTTTCAACTCTATGAGATTATGGCTTTCATGGAATCAATGACCTAAATAAGACAAACACTGGAGAATGATCTGCTTTTGTATGTATTTAGGTTTAGGGCCAAACCCTTATTCAATTAATTAATATTAACAACTAAAATATTATCGTATGGAATAGTTGAGATATGTTTCCTTAAGATAATACACAATAAAGTTGAATTCTTAATTGAAACAATAACAAAAATGATCATCCTTCTTTATCTATTAATGAAAATCGAATTAGTTCCTCTTTACACGTGGCAAAAATTGATATACTCCACTATTCACAGAGGTATAGATGATTTATATTTCAGATAAACGGTTGGTGATTGGCTAAAAAGGTATATTATTGTTGCAACTAATTTGGAAAGATAAGATTTATATTTAATGTGAACATGAGTAAATattcatattttcttttaatgCATCCAtaattaaaaaatcaaaattttgaagagtagaaaaaattacattttttaaaAGGTTAATAATTTGCTATTTAAAATACATTTCcaataataattatatattttttaaatgcCTAAAAAAGCAATGAGTCTATTTTTTCTTGGATGCCTGAAAAGAataattatatttttcttaaattccTAAAAACTTATTTTTAATGCCTAAACAAAggtttttttaaaactttttctTACAAGAATTAGAAGTTTTATCAAGAATACAATTAAAGTTACTTAAATCTATAAAAGaatatttaaaatattttccaaaaactCTGCGTCCTCATCAGATCTATCTCTAAATAGTATAAAGTAGCCAAAAAGATTTCCCTAAATTGAAAGGgattaaaaaaatcaatcaaaaaagGATTGAAAAGATAATGATAAtagcaaataaaaaataactattCTAGCTACATTTATCCGTAGTcaaaacttaattaaataaataagatTTGGAGAGATAGGCTCTCTTATCTATTTTTGGACAACTTCATGTCCTAAAATTTATCCCTGAACATTTTAAGTGCCGCACACAAAGTCAAAGAAGAAACATATCAATTTTTATATGCATATATCAACACAAAAGCACATAAAAGGAGTAGCTATCAACTTAAGATGGAAAGAAAATTTACCAGAATGTAGATAAACAATGAAATCTAAAAGATCCACCAAAATTAATTGCCATTAGAATGAATGATATTTGTCTAAGAATAAATATTGCTCGCATATATACAgcatgtaaaaaaaaaaggaaggaatgGTTTAATAATGGTAGGAAATAGACagttttttaattttctctCTCTACAACTGATTCTCTCTGCATTTTCAGCATTCTTCATCTGAAGcactaataaataaaattagTTTGTACTAGTGAACATAAGGGTTCATGGCTGCCCTTCAGCGGTCGGCTGAGGGGCAAGGGATGTCTCCTACAGAAAATAATCTTTTTCTCAACTCTTCACACAACCGGCGACATCTCCAATCCAGATTAGGCAGGCATTTGTTTACAAGGGAGAAGCTGCAGTCGTTTTTTCAAGAGCATATGCGGATAGACTTGCGACACCGTTTCGATGGGCTTTGGTTGGAAAATTCTCTCATGGGCAACCTCCATtggaaaatattcaaaaatttttggCCTCATTAGACCTGAAAGACCAAGTTTCCATTGGATTGATGGAAAATAGGCATGTTCTTATTAAGTGCACCACTTAAGTAGATTTTAACAGAATTTGGACGAGAGGAGTTTGGCAATTGGACAAATATCTGATGCATGTTTTTCGATGGACAAGGAATTTTCATGTGCATAAGGAGTCATCTTTGGTACCGGTTTGGGTAACTCTTCCGGCCTCTGCCTATTCATTATTTCGATAAACACTCTTTGTTTTCCATTTTGTCACCAGTAGGAAGACCCATGTTCTTGGATTCGGCAACGGCTGCTGGAACGCGTCCTAGTGTGGCCAGAGTGTGTGTGGAGATCGATATAGCGAAACTTGTTGTGTCTAGTGTCTGGGTTGCTGTTGAAGGGGAATCTGGTCTCTGGCAATGTATTGTACCAGAGAACATGTATTGTTCATCTTGCTTGCGATTGGGTCATTCTCAAGAGGAgtgcaaaaagaatttgattGACGGTGGGTTTAGGCAACACCATAAGCAACCCTTGAAGCAGCAGCAAGGACCACACTTTAGATGGGAAtaacgatcacatgtccaaccCTGAACCTATTCGTAATttagattgtgacgcccccactatAAGACCCCGGTTCGtccttaatttttttaatatgtgAATGAGGGTTTATTTATGTTGCAAAGGAAGTTTTAAGATTTATTTAATTTCCTTATATATTCGTTTTTGACAAAACCCTAATCGGAACCTTCCAAAAccctaagttgggtttaaaactcTAATTTTATCCATGGTATAAAGTGTGTCCATTAATTGCATTTGTGTATGTTAATACATGTTTAAATATAGGTGATTAAGTTGGTAGGGTGATTAGTGGAGAAACCAAGAAGATTAATTAGTtgggactagattaagtttacaacctatggagtaaattgataGGAAAGGAAAggtttaagggcaagagtggaacaaaagctaagttgaagtgcaagggcTAAGAAGCAAATAAGGTACTTTTGTGTGATTAGTTAGCCATAAGAAATATCTTTCCTAAGTGGTTTTGCACCACATATTAGTCACAAGAGACATAACCAAGTCATTAgtaagacaaaacaaaaaaaaaataggagagtgagagagagagtgagccatgagggagaagaagaaaaaccaagggaaagtttgcaaagttcaaccaaaattcTTCCATAAATCTTCATCTTGAAGCATAAAGAATCCACCTTGGAGTTGGCTTAAGGTCATTAGCCACCATACATACGTTATCTTGAGGTAAGAAAGTCTAGTTGAAGGTTTAAGTTGGTTAATGATTCATGAACTAGTGGTTATTGTGGTAAAGGATGTTAGTTGTGATTGATTATGGTGCCTCTTATGTTTCCCACTTGTTTTTGTGGATTAATTTGGTGAAATTTGGGGCCTTGATGTTCGGCCATATGAAccctaattagggtttcatgctaaaCATTTTAGTTAGCTTTAATCTTGTGTTATTGAacttgtagtggttgtgtttgatgattggctTCATTTGTTTGGTGAGTGAATGgtaaaaactgatttgggttaagaaactcTAGGCTAAAGCAAGGAGTATAAGCTTGGTTAAGGATTAGCTTGGTTAGGGTTTGATGCACTAATGGTTAGATTAAGTTAATGGGTACATATGAAGTTAGGTTAGAAAGTGTAGTTAGTGTTTGGTTAGTTTTAGGGAATTTGTTGGTACAATTTTGGATCATTAGAAGGCTACATAGGAGTTGATTTAAGGGTGTGTATTTGATATGCATTTGgttagaaaacttgcatgaTACTCATAGAAACAGACCATGCGTTCGCGACGCGCGAAACCATTCAAATCCAAAAGCAGGGTAGCCCAGACCTCCggttttggcttcattttttcgGTATATTCCGCATGGATTCAGGGCTTGCCCAAAACAAGAAGGTTGTAGCTTTTGGAGTCCTTTGAGTGTCTGCAAAAGTTCAGGTCAAACGGAggtgtgtaggctgagttatagccaaaacccTCACTCAGCTTTCAAATTCTGGTTTAGTCACGTTTTGTGAATTAGCTTCTGACCATACTCAGTTCGCATGGATAACGATGGAACTGGGTGTTGGtttcttcataagaaatgtagagctttgtttcaaatttaaaacggtataaagtgcatccaaatCTGATCTttgtagctccagttatggccaaaataagATCGtgtgtcagaactgccttgaacactggacagttctgacgggtaatTTGGTACTCagttttcgttctgttctgagtcgATCCAGGTCATGGCCAGAACATAAAcattttagccttatgtcttagctttccaatgcctttagaatttcttgatttgggtcTGTGAGCTGTATGTTATGGTTCTTCCACTAGACCCTGTCCGTCACCCAAACGTACGCACTTTTAGCACTTTGTTTCCtacttttgacctgtttccaTTCAGAACTggattgaggtgtcttcatgaaaattgtagctcCTCTCTTTAGCTTCACAACGGTACCTATACACCTTGATCTGACACTCGTAGCCTACATTGTGTTCAATACAGTTTTTGACTCCAAAACGGAcacgtttccgtttccgtttccgtttcaGTTTTCCATTTCCGCACTCGCGCATGGGTCACTTTTGCTGTTTTGCTTGTTTGTATGCATTTTGATAGTTGTTTGAGCTATGTTATGACTCAATCTTCTGTCACAGACGGTGACGAGGTGAACGGAGACGGTGGGACCCACTAACGGTCGAGTTTGACCAAGTGCCGTTTTTTTTGTCTACCATTGGACTCTACGTAAGTAACTGggtgtttatgtgttatgtgttgaatGTCACCAATGTGAATTGTATGTGATataagggtacttaggcgagcgtgtactttatctcactcgacctaaaccctaatctGTACTTGCAATTGATATGAATTATGACATATGAACTGTATTGGGATTGAACCCTGGAGcatgtggctcggggtgactttttgtgtgtgtgtgatgTGAAGCTAtgtgtgggcccgatctaaaggactagacggactattcgagccagttagggcttggtcgaaattAGTCCAAACTATCCTTAAGATCACCAATTTCGTGAATACAATTAGACTATGATTCAAAGCTCGAGCcatttgtgtgtgtgtggaCACTAGCCAGAGTGGGTGTTAGGTGGTCGGAGGAagaaagtggagttctacggaccttttCTTGTGGTCGACAGAGGGTCAACAGGTGATCACGCATGGCggatgacttggctttggagccaatcCGTATCCTCGCATTGTTTtgttacttttgcttttattgtTACTGTTGCTTTAATTTTGATATATTAGTGGCATAAATTTCTGACTTGACGCAAAAttaccattttgcccctgcttgCTTACTAAGCTTTAAGCTTATTCGTTTTTCTTTGTTAATTCTTTAACAGAGGCCGTACGCGGGGATCACACTTCACGAGAGTTATATCCCTAGAATTGACCTTTGTAATTATAGTAGTTGGACTTTCTAGGATGTTTTTCCTGATTCTCATAGTTAGGGTTAGGTCGCTGCTTAGGGTCCACTTTTTGGTTTTAGTTCTCGTTTTTGTGTGTTGTAGTGGACTGGAATGTCCCTTCTGAAGATGTACATATTGTAGATGGTACGTTGGAAGATGTATGATTGTAAATAGTATCTTTTGATATTTAGTctcttttatttacttttcgTTTACGAGTCCTGACGCGAGgcaggcaggcggtccgccaaaccctttggtacgcctctgggtttggtggggtcgtcacacccacttctccctaaggcgaactagAGGGTATCCgtgggtcgcctgcccaactttcgccaggactcactacaatccacagTTCAAAAGCtcaaaatacttcaaataatttcaacatataattaaagtactccaaaatattgcatgcttacaattagttatctttcaagtttaatacaatccaaaaaaatatgtactacaaccattcgttataatacaacttaaggtcttcaaaagaaaacaatcttaGTACTAGTCGCGAGCACTCtcggtcttgaaccctgttaagaaaaacaaaaacgtggaatgagctacacaactcagtgaggttccaagacactctggcagttctaataaatcaagtaatttgagcataccacatgtatggttccaggttgcatatttggcacattaacatgagatagttatcattatacgagtaatttgagcataacacaagcatggttcaaggttgcatctTGGCACATTAGCATGATAAAGTTATCAGTATACAAAAATAAatacacattgaaggatacggtatTCCAGTGGAATCATTTCGGTCAACTGCATCTTATAACTTCAagtcccctcggtttgtctggccatcaccttatccctccagtggtagtactcgagtataccgaaacagtGTCCCAGGGTTctaacctacccgaccgagccagtcctggctcgagtaggttagtaaccaatgGCAGGACCCaattcagcttagagcttacaacatgcacaagtaatcaagtaaatcagtgaacagtaaaaatttatcattttagtaggtcgagtgagataaagtacacactcgcatTAAAACGGTGAacaatttcatatgagcaattagcagtaacacttaacacttaaacacgtaagcaatatgcggtaatttcatatgaacatgtaatttacgataatcaagtaatcaagtagtcgagtaatcaagtaaatcggtaaatggtaagtaatcacggttaacggtaaacggtaaacggtagtAGTTCACGGTTAATCAgtagacatttatcattttagtaagtcgagtgcgataaagtacacactcgccttaaaatgctGGAAAAGTTGATAGAAGCAATTATCGGTagcacttaacagttaaacacataatgaccatggagtaaacatgtaataaaactattcaaatcatgtactcctatatggaacattcacctattcaaaacaagtgagtaagtgcacaaacaagtgtttaggcgtctgtttcgagttcctcttgaaggtccccttgagcgcctgagcaaataataattaactttACTTATAATCATGCATTTACCAAGAAAGGATGCACACTCAATTAGACTAAAACAAAGTCTTAAAAGAGAGCTCCAATTCTCTCATCTCGAGGTTTAAGAGTGAAGTTTTAATGTTCGAAAAGAGACTAGCAtcttccatgaaatcaagttaaaAAATGTTCAATctatatcgagaaaagaagtcaaggttccgaaattgcattttctaagaaattggcaaaattcagctttgtgtgtcaaatttagaaaaatcatatcttgcactcagtaggtccaaaaatgaaaaacttggTACCTTTGGAAACTAGTTCCGAAGTACTAAAAATTcttagaagatacttttccatgattctaaaagGAAAACACTCAAAATTCAGCTCAAATTTGCTGATTTGGACTCCCCGGACATATTCggggttgatttttggcaaactttgaaaattttgtaaaattcacagaatgtgaactaacctttaaaatttgaaaatcaattagagttacaaccaaagtttaaaacacaacaaacggaacaagaatcagagttttgaaCACCatgatatagcagctcaaagttgctgaaaatttctcactgaacaaggattttccagatttgaaacataatttttgggacttcagttgggcattgaaatggatttggaatggcaccaaatttggtagtattaccctaccacataagggctattcctctgtcaaatttcatggaaaaattcgTACGGAAACTCaattaacaaagccactaaagttccaagaatttccaaggcaaatctgccttgtacttccatTTTTCGTTTTTCTAACTattggccaatgaaatcatttcaaatctaGTCCATTTATAAAGgaaaggtctaagaaacatccaataaacatttggtaggtgatgacatcaaaattttcaaaataacaagtcccaattcaaattaaggcattcaactagccaaaaagagggttttccatCACTGAGACAGTTTCGtaattcggccacaactcactcaattcgaCTTGGAATTGGacatggttggtggcattggaaactgcattcataaggctacaatttctcagaagaaatcttTTTGAAATTCTGTGACGACTGAAaaatttccttatatttttcttaaaattcccttttatttggaaattattactttataatagccttactacccaatcaccctacaaaaaagtgcaaatgaacatagaattaagggttttccctttcgttttcaagttatagcaaattaggatttttacgccTTTTCATAGTGTGACTAATCGGTacgaagtgtggatcaaatttgatgattaagagtgagttttagatgatattaagtgtatgATTTTGggggttgattgaggaaaataataaagtcataaatggctaaaaataggtaaatataaggggtgtgctgcccaaatttgcactcgagggaTAGGTAGATATACTCACGACTTAAATAGGGATTTGAGGTCAAATTAGACTTGGATcgcctatggtattcgagttttctttagtcagggtatataagctaaaattttgccggaaactcgtacccttggaaaattaaactaataatcaatagaaatacgtttttctCGTTCTTTCGACTCCAATGGGAGTTCTAAAGTTTTAACCGCTTCCTTACTGAAACTAAACGAGCGAGTATAAATTTTTCAGGATTTGATAAgcatcttgaatactacttaaatgagttgcatttacttgattttcttgaagcgaaacacCTATGTTttgaactctagagagttttacattcgtcaatgatattttatcgcagatttggactccaaccaaggagttggatctgaacgtgatttttgaaaagcactacattttggtgagtgcttccaaatacctggttgaactggacatttgttttcaatacttgatcaatgtaaataaatgatatgtgatttgtttgatcgggtaagagtgtactttatcgcacttgtcctaaaatggtatatacttgtttattgttgcaattaacttaaTATATTTGTACTTGAGTTGTAAGtgcggagcggcagtatgtaccacatttaatccgagtgggaggtgcctctcattcccgtctccgtacttttatattgattcagtcgattggagatgttatctcatcaacatcttg
It contains:
- the LOC113750642 gene encoding nuclear transcription factor Y subunit B-9-like; this translates as MRHIFLPNARVFKEAKSTIEECVLKDINFITMEANERYHSEHCKTITAKDLTYAHANLGFDNYVSAITLYLERYRQNEAGQNTMHGDDFERHTTIFPNVHTQGHPSMLAPAPSPLPPINSTFQVGADEQAFFNPTLMSKEFYFQNSPGASHGDGFDVVGPSSNAEFPTAFFPMIFIQGLLFHMGLILMV